One stretch of Prunus persica cultivar Lovell chromosome G1, Prunus_persica_NCBIv2, whole genome shotgun sequence DNA includes these proteins:
- the LOC18790942 gene encoding glycine-rich RNA-binding protein 4, mitochondrial has protein sequence MAFCNKVGSLLRHSISQNGQAPMASMLNAARCMSSKLFIGGLSFGTSDESLKEAFSSFGDVTEARVIMDRNTGKSRGFGFVDFASDESASSALNAMDGQELHGRNIRVSTATERTGPRPYNGGGGGGGYRGDGGY, from the exons ATGGCTTTCTGTAACAAAGTCGGGAGCCTCTTGAGGCATAGCATTTCCCAGAATGGACAAGCACCCATGGCATCTATGCTTAATGCTGCCCGCTGCATGTCCTCCAAGCTTTTTATTGGAG GTCTTTCATTTGGAACTAGTGACGAGTCTCTTAAAGAAGCATTCTCTAGCTTTGGTGATGTGACTGAGG CAAGGGTTATTATGGATAGGAATACTGGGAAGTCTAGGGGGTTTGGATTTGTTGACTTTGCCAGTGATGAATCTGCTAGTTCAGCACTTAATGCCATGGATGGCCAG GAGTTGCATGGGCGAAACATTCGCGTCAGCACTGCCACTGAGAGAACTGGTCCTCGACCATataatggtggtggtggtggcggcggTTACCGCGGGGATGGTGGCTATTAA